The window ATCTCTGCTAAGAATGCAACTCAAGTAGAAATTAAATTCTCTAAAGCTGTCGATAAAGATACATTATTCAAAAACGGTATTAGCGGAGCTTTAGCAACAGCTGATACAGTTACAATCAAATCTTTAGAGACAAACGGACCGGTTTCTATTATTGGCGGTGAATTAAGCGAAGATGGTAAAACATTAGTTCTTACAACTGCTACAGTTTTAGAAAAACGCTATGACTTCACTGTTAAAGGTTTAAAATCAACTGACGGTAAAAACCTTAAAGAGCACAAACAAATGCTTACAATTGAAGCAGATAAAACTGCTCCGGTAATTACAGGAACTGAAAAAGTATCTGCTAACTTAGTTAAAGTTACTTTCTCTGAACCAGTTAAAACATTAGGGACAGTTTCATTCAAACTTGAAGATGGTACAGCTGTTACTGGAATCCAAGAAAAAACAGCATTTGTTGCTGGTGATTCAAGCGTAATTTATGATCTTACAAAAGCACAAGTTAACGGTAAAGACCTTGCAACTGGTGTTAATGTAACAGCAACTTTCGTTGGTGTACAAGATCAAAACCATAACTTATTAACTCCTAACCCAGCTTCAGTTACTTTTGCAAAAGGTGCTAAAGACGGTGTAGCACCGACAGTATCTGTTGTAACTCAAACTGGTGCAAAAGAATTTACAGTTAAATTTTCTGAGCAATTAATTGCAAATCCTACAATTAAAGTAGGTACTACTACGCTAGATACTGCAAATGTAGTACAAGATACTGCTGATAAAACTAAGTACGTAGTTAAAACAACTGAAGTTCTTGATGGAGCTACTACTATCTCGGTAGATGGTTACACTGATTTAAGTGGTGAAACTGGTGCTGCATTCAGCAAAGTTTATACATTTGTTAAAGACGTAGTAGCAGCAAAACCTACAAAATCAGCTGTAGTACAAGATGCTACTGATGGTAAGCAATATTTAGAAATTACATTTGATAAAAATGTTGCAATTGACGATACATCAAAAGTAACTGTTAAAGGTACTCAAGTAAAAGATTTCGTAACTGTAGCAGTTGATAAATCAGCAGCTGTTTCTTACAAATCTAAAACTGACAAAAAAGTAATTCGCGTTGCTTTATCTACTTTATTAGATAACGCTGCATCTTATAATGTAGGTGCAACTTATGACTTAGATGTTACTTTTGCAAATGTAAAAAGTGAAACAGGTGTAGCTGTTGACAGCACTACTGCTGATTTCAAATTAGTTGCAGACGGTACTGCTGCTGCTGCTGGTAAAGTAGCTGTAACTTCAGTAACTCCAGGAGCTACAAATGACCAAGTTACAGTAACTTTTGATGGTAATGTAGACTTAGCAACTGCTACAACAGCAGCTAACTATACAGTTGATGGCGCAGTTGTTGAATCAGCTACTGCTGCTTCATCTAAGACAAATGTTATTACATTAAAATTAAAAGCTAATTCAAACACTTTCACTGGTATCCGTAACGTAACAGTTAAAGAGGTTAAGAAATTAGACGGTACGGTAGCAATGGATACTCAAACTGTTGTATCTGCACCATTAAACGAAAATATTCTTCCAACAGTAACTACTGCTAAATTAACTGCAGTTAACACTATTAAAGTTACTTTCTCTGAAAACGTAACTGATGGTACGGCGGTAGACTTCGTACTTAATGTAGGTGGAGAAGCTGTTAAGACTACTGTAACAACTGCTACAACTTCAACAGGTAATGTACTTGAATTAACTTTAGGTACTGCTGTAACAGCTGCTGATTTAGCTAAAGGCTTATCATTATCTGCTGCAACAACTGTTGATATCAAAGACGCTGTAGGAAACAAACTTACTGTACCAACAGCTATCACTGTAGCTCAATAATAAATAGTAATTAATTTATTTATTATTAAATTTTAAAAGCTCTACATGGAATTTTTCCGTGTAGAGCTTTTCTTTTTTTCACATTGAGCGGCTTGATAAAGTTAAGATTTACTAAGTATAATTATTAAAGAGTAATATTCCCATATTTTTCAGGTTAATCCTGTAAATATGCATTATAATGGAAGGATTAAGTAGATGGAGGAAGTAAGTAATGATGAAAAAAATAGTAGTTGCATTTTTAATTGTGCTAGTGAGTCTAGGCGCAACAGGTTATCAAACAGAAGCAAGTTCGTATGGCGTAATTGAAGAGGGAACGAATCGTACACTTGTACCATTACGTATGGTTGCTGATACGTTTTCTGTACCTGTTGAGTGGGATAATCAGAAAAAAATTGTAACAATAGATAAAATCTATACGTTAACAATGGGTAGTAAAGTGATTAAGAAAAGTGGCGTCGTTTTAAAGCAAATGGATACACAGCCAAAAATGGTTCACAATGCCGTTTATGTACCTGTAAGAGAAGTGGCGTTTTTATTTGATGTTCCTATGGCATGGGATCAAGTTAACCGACAAGTATCATATCAAGTTGGAGAAAATACATATAAAATTTCGGCTTACAAGGAAGCGGTTGTAAATAGACAAAAAGTATCTGTTACGAAAAAAAGCCTCAATGCTGGAGGGAAAAATCTTTCGGTTAATGTTGTTTCTGTCAATTTATTAGCGCCAAATACATCGCTTCATGTGGAACTAGCAAATAATAAATTGGGCTCGGTTGGTAAATTAGCATCGATTGCCAAAGCGAATCAAGCAGTAGTCGCTATCAATGGAAATTATTTTGATGCTTATACAAATAATAGTTATCGCACAGTTTATAACGGACTTGTGATGAATGGTGAACGCGTAAAAGTATTCGATCCTAAGTTCTCTGTCTTTTATTATTCGAAGGACGGAGAGGCTGGGATTTTACCGGGATCACAGTTTATGGAGTTATTTCAGCAAGGCAACATTCAAGAAGCTTTGCAAATCGGCCCGCGTTTGGTAACAAATGGAGTCGTGACATTAAATCCACAAGCAGAAGGATTCAATAGTCATAAAATTTTAAGTTCACCAGGTGCGAGAAGTGCCATTGGAATTTTAAAAGATCGACAAATTATATTTGTGACAACATCAGGTGCAACGATTCAACAGCTCGCTTCTATTATGAAGCAATTGGGCGCGGTTGATGCAATGAATTTTGATGGTGGTGCGTCAAGCGGTTTATTTGTAAACGGTAAGTATTTAACAACACCAGGTCGCGACATTGCGGTTATGTTAATGGTCAAGTAAATAACTGCGTATTAAACCAAAATAAGGAAAAAATACAAGGATTCATTTCATCTCTCGAGTTGACTATGATATGATGGAAAAGAATTTTAAATGGAGTGAGGAGCAAAGGAACAATGAAAAAATGGTTTACAGTACTTATTTTAGCCTTTGTGACGTTTTTTGTTACAAATAATGAACTAAGTTACGCAGATACAATTGGTGAAGAAAATAGTGTTGAGACAATAAGCGTTGATGAGAACAGCGTTGAAACAACAAGTGTTGAAGAAAATGGTGTTGAGAAAACAAATGTTGAAGAAAACAGCGTTGAGCAAACAAGTGGAGAAAAAACAACTGTAAAAAAAACAACAGTTGAAAAAAGCAGTATCCAAAGAAAGTTAGTTGAAAAAAATAATGTAACGATCATTATAAATGGAGAAGTGGTTCTGTTTAAAGATCCAATCCTAAATGAATCAGGACATCTACTTTTACCGATGAGAGATTTTTATGAAGCGATCGGTGCAACAGTTTCTTGGGATCAAGCAAAGAAAATGGCGAGCAGTGTCCGCAATAATCAAACGATTGATTTAACGATTAATTCAAAAACGGCATTAGTGAATGGTAATAAAGTGCAAGTTTCTGTGGCGCCGATTGTCCATAAAGACCGCACATATATTCCTATGCGTTTTGTAAGTGAAAATTCAGATGGTCGCGTTTTTTGGGATGAAGAACAGCAAGTTGTTGAAGTAATATTAAACGACTTGGAAGATGAGGAAGAAAATCCAACACCTGAAGTTCCAGAAATTCCACAAATTCAATATACATTATATATGAATAATAAAAAGATTGTGATGAACGATCCGATTATTAATAAAGGTGGGCGTATGTATATCCCATCTACTTATTTTGCGGAACATCTTCAAAACAGTTATGAACAATGGTCGGATGAAGACAGCTTAGATTTAACGATTTCAGGATTACATTTTGCATTTACAGCTGGTAGTGATCGCATTTTTGTAAATGATGAGTTGTATAAAGGTGCAGAAATACCATTTATGCAATCTGGGAAAATGTATGTGCCAGTGAAATTTATTGTGGATTCATTTAAAAATGGTGGCTCTCTACGTTATGTAGCCGAGTCAAATACGATGTATATTTCAATGTATGACTACATGTTGACGAGTGACTTTTTAGAAAAATCATATGGTTTTTTAAAGGTCCCACAATTAGTGGAAAACGTTTCATTGGATGGGAATCGTGAGTTACTAGTGAGTGATAACCCAGAAGAATTGACGCCCGACCGTATTTCGAAAGCGAATGAAACGTTGTCGGAATATAAAGTACAAGGGTTAACAAATAGTAAAGAACACCGTGTTTATGGATGGCATATTAACAAGCTTGGGGAAAGAGCTTCGATTGCCATTACAATTCAAAACACATCAGATACTTCGAGCCTAGAGGTAACGAATTCAAAAGGGATGTCACAAGTTACGAGTAACAGTTGGAGCACGTTTGATGTCGGATTACCTTTATCGGATGCAGTCTTAACAAACACTTTAGCCGATGCAATGGAAAAAACATTTACACTTGCACCTGGTGAAACAAAAGTAATTGATTCGTATGACCTTGGTGTGGATTATTTACTTGGATTTACGCATGATTTTGATGTGCGAAAAGTGAATGGCGAAGCCGGTAGCTATATCGTGCGTACAGTAATCAGTTTAGAAGAACATGCAGATTTAGCGTCGATTCATTCACCAGTAGTGCCAATCAATCCGTATGCAGCACATCCACGCGGCGTATGGCCAAGTTCGTCATTAAAAGTAACATTACCGACATATACAGTGGATACAGAGCAAGTAGGCTATAACATATCAAATGGTAAAACAGACCATTTACTAACTGCCGAAAATTCATTGGATAAGATGGATGGAACAGTGGGTAACCCAGGTCATTTTGGTATGACGTATAAGGTGGATATTCCGGTTGAAAATCCATCTGGTAAGCTGAAATACGTATTAGTAAAAATCGCAGGTCGTGGTGGTGTTTACAGTGGTGCGGTCAAAATGAATGGAAAAACATTCTTAATCCCAACACTTAAGCCAGGTGAGGAATTTGTACAACTTCCTGTATTACGAACTTCAAAAAAATCAGATACGATTAACTTAGAAATCATCCATGCTGGAGGCAGTAACCTTCCAGTAGCGGTATATGTAGAAACACGATAAGGAAGAGTTAAGTGGAAAACATGTGATTTTGGCATTTGTCAAAATTGCATGTTTTTTTTTCGGGATTTATGGAGGCAGACGGATAGGAAGTGGAAAGTGTTGGATAGACCTACTATTCAGACGGCTAGCCCCAATATTTAATACAGAATCCCTAGTGGAAGTTATTAAATTTGAGTTACTAATGTTTCAATTTTAATAAATCAACCTTTTCCAGACTGAATTATGATATATTCGTTGAAGGGAAAACTATAGAAATAGGGGAGAAAATAAATTGTTTAAGAGAATATTATACATGGGAATTGCCTTGTTATTTTTACAAATTTCCATACATACAGCAAGCGTGTCAGCAGCATTTGACACTAAAATAGATACAAATGAAAAGGTAATTTCACCCGGAGTGACGTATTTCCAAGAAAGATACCAATCGAATAATTTAAAAGAAGTAGTCAATTACTTACATATTGATTTAGCGAATAGCTACACATCATTGGAAATCGGCTTACCGAATCCAATCAATTCATTAAAAACAACGACAAACATAGCGAAAGCGAATAATTATGAAGGACACCGAGTAGTAGGTGCGACAAATGCTGCCTACTTTGCGGGAAATGGTTCGCCATTAAATTTATTAGTGAATAATAATGTCATCGTGAATTATGGAATATTAGGTGAAACAGCCAATAGTCCGACGCAACAGCCAGTAGCTTTTGGCGTTTCGCAATCTGGTAAAGCGATTGCAGATTACTATACGACAGATGTTTCGTTCACTGTAAACGGTGCGAAACATCCAATTGATCGTATTAACTATGAAAGAACTGCAAATAAAACAGTTTTATATACTGCAAGTGAAGCATCTACGAACACGAATAACTGGGGACTTGAAATTGTTGTAACCGGTGCATCGAAAAATACGGAAACATTAAGTTTTGGCGATGTTATTACAGGGACAGTAGCAAGCGTTACGCAATATGGACAAACAGGTAATTCGGCAGTTCCAGCAGATGGATTTGTTATTTCGATTCAAAATAAAGAGCTAGCAAGTCAATTTGAAACGCTTGAAGTAGGAGCACCGATTCAAGTAAATTTAGCAATTGATGAAAAATGGATGAATGCGAAATTTATTTTGGCGGCAGGTCCATTACTTGTGAAAGATGGCAAAGTGAATATTTCGATGCCACAATCAGAAGGGTTTGCGAAAACAAGAAGCGATCGTACTGCAGTGGCGGTTGATGCGACGGGCAAAAAAGTATTTTTAGTTACTGTAGATGGCCGTCAAGAAGGGTATAGTAATGGAACAAATTTACCGGATTTAGCATCGTATTTAATTTCAAAGGGCGCGCACTCGGCGATTAATTTAGACGGTGGTGGCTCGACGACGATGGTAATAAGAAATCCAGGGGAGGAAGCACCTTCATTGGTAAATCGTCCATCAGGTGGTAGTGAAAGAAGGGTTTCTGCAACGCTAAATGTCATTAACTCCGCACCTCCAGGTAAGCTAAAAGCGATCACAATTGGTGGTGTTGCGAAACAAATGGCGATTGAAACAACGACAAATTTAAATGCTTCATTAGGCTATGATGAATTTTTAAATCCTGTTGCCATTCAACCTGAAAACGTAACATGGACGGTTGAAGGGGGGATTGGCCAAATTGAAGGGAATACGTTCAAAGCGACTAAAGCTGGAAATGGTAAAATTGTAGCTGTATATGAGGGTGTGCGTACGGAAGTAGCTGTGCAAGTAACAAAAGCACCTGAAGCAGTTGATTTACTAGATTCATTTGACAATGCAACGGCGTGGACTGCGAGCGCTGCAAAAGCGAAGGCAACAATCGGCAATGCATCGAAAGTTGAGCCATTTCGTGAAGGTTCATCATCATTGAAATTAACGTATGACTTTACGTCAGCTGATACAGGAACAAAAGCCGTTTATGCTGCGGCAAATACACCGATCGCAATTGCGGGTGCACCAAAACAATTAGGCGTATGGGTTTATGGAGATGCGGGGAATCATTGGTTAAGAGCGAATGTGATTGATAGTCATGGAGCAAAGCATACCGTTGACTTTACAGCTCAAGGTGGATTGAATTGGACAGGTTGGAAGTATGTTACAGCGACTATTCCACAAAATCTTTCATTCCCAATTCAATTTGACCGAATTTATTTAACGGAACCGAATGCATCGAATCATAATCGTGGCGTCGTATATTTTGATAAATTACAAGCAGTATATGCGGAAAATTATAAGGAATTAATGTATACAGATGTGAAAGCTTCCCATTGGGCAAGTTCGACAATCGAACTTCTAAACAATAAGGAATTAATTAAAGGGTATCCAAATGGTACATTTAAGCCGGATAGTACGATTACACGTGCAGAGGCGGCAACAATTATTGCGCGTGATTTAGGGCTTACTAAAACGAAAAATCCAAGCTTTACGGATGTGAAGAGCAATCACTTCGCCTACGATGCGATTGCCGCTGTTTCTGAAAAAGGGATTATTACAGGACGCGAAGCAAGCAAGTTCAGTCCAGATGATAAGCTAACTCGTGCGGAAATGGCGACGATTTTAAAGCGTGCGTATAACTTAACGGGTACGAAAGAATTGCCATTCAAAGATGTGAAAAAATCACATTGGGCATATGAAGCGATTCAAACGGTTTATTACAATCAATTAACGGGCGGATATCCTGACAATACTTTCCGTCCAGACCAACATATTTCACGCGCAGAATTTGCGACATTTTTATCGAAAATGTTAGAATAATAGAGAGATAAAAGAATAACGTACTGTTTTGATATAAAGTCAAAATGGTACGTTATTTTTGTTAATAGACAACTCAATTTTCATTTTCATAGAAATTATATCCACTCAAGTTTGTGATTTAGAGCCAAAGGATAGTTTTTATGGTAATATTCGGTAGTATAAGATTATTTTTCACAAATAGGTGGGTTATGATGATAAAAAAAATTGTGATTATAAGTGTGCTAACGGCATTGCTTGGACAATCTGTTCCGCTCTTGCCGGTCAATGCGCAAAGTCCGAATGTTTTAGCAATGCATTATTATGAGGATTTAAGTAAGTCACATTGGGCTGCGAAGGATTTAGTGCAACTCATTGAAATGGGCGTATTAGATGGTCCAACCAACGGGAAAATCAAACCGAATGAGATGGTTTCCCGGGCAGAGACGATTGCCGTGATTGCCCGCGCGACAGGAGTTTCACTGGAATCGAACTTTCCATTGAAGGCAAAAGATGTGCCCGTCTCGCATCCGTATTACAAGGAAATTCGGAAAATGGCCGAACTAGGTGTTATTCATGACGACGCTTGGATGTATCCAGGGGAGCCTGTACAGCGAGATCAAATTTCTAAAATTCTTTCACTCGCCTTTAAAATAGAAATCGATCAGAAAAATAAAGCTTCTTTTATTGATATACCGAAAAAGCATTGGGCAAAGGATTATGTAGAGTCGCTTGCAGATACGGGAATTATTAAGGGTGTTACAACGAAGGAATTTAGCCCTCGAACAAATGTGACACGTGCACAGCTTGCTCAATTAACGATGCGCGGCATTCAATTTACAGAGCAGCTTAGTAACTATAACCTTGTGTATGATTATTTGGCGAAAGATTATATTACAACTACATCTGTCCATAAAAATTGGTCGAATCTTGTCGTGAAGTATATTAATGAAATTCGAGTAAGCAAAGGACTAAATCCCCTAACGCAAGATCCGGCGCTCAATCAGTTAGCCATTATTAAAGCCCAGGACATGATCAAACGTAGATATTTTGATCATACGTCGCCTTTTTATGGCGACCCATGGGATATGGCCACACTTTTTGACTATGAATATGTAAGCTTTGCCGAAAATTTAGCGAGAAACTTTAAAACACCTGAGCAAACGGTTGATGCCTGGCTTGCATCACCATCGCATCGTAAAAATTTATTAAATGCGCACTACACAACAACCGGCATCGGCGTAAAGCAAGCAAATGACGGAAATCTGTATATCGTCAATTTATTTGCAAAAAAATAGCAAACTTTATACGAACCTTAAAGGTTATTATATCCAAATCTAGTGTATTTTTCGCTATTTTTTGATAAAATGTAAATTAATAATC is drawn from Solibacillus sp. R5-41 and contains these coding sequences:
- a CDS encoding S-layer homology domain-containing protein produces the protein MSKINKSRKLFATTATAALVASAIVPVASASNFTDADKIAPWATDAVNFLSEQEVIGGNPDGSFNPRGNITRAEAAKMFTAALKLSEEGTEDFKDVSEKDWYYGPIVAVSNAGIVNGKGAGLFAPKANLTRAEAAKMIVEAYGLTGEADLSSFSDAKTVSGKWSEEYLSTAVANGVINGKDGKLAANDSITRQEFAVMFKRAMDSVEVDFAGELANAVSDLEKATKALNVEVKIETIAETKAAVATAKTAITTTQAALDAAVKAAAITTDDAAKVQVTITKATELVKVTEEKIAKVEEAAKELTVQSISAKNATQVEIKFSKAVDKDTLFKNGISGALATADTVTIKSLETNGPVSIIGGELSEDGKTLVLTTATVLEKRYDFTVKGLKSTDGKNLKEHKQMLTIEADKTAPVITGTEKVSANLVKVTFSEPVKTLGTVSFKLEDGTAVTGIQEKTAFVAGDSSVIYDLTKAQVNGKDLATGVNVTATFVGVQDQNHNLLTPNPASVTFAKGAKDGVAPTVSVVTQTGAKEFTVKFSEQLIANPTIKVGTTTLDTANVVQDTADKTKYVVKTTEVLDGATTISVDGYTDLSGETGAAFSKVYTFVKDVVAAKPTKSAVVQDATDGKQYLEITFDKNVAIDDTSKVTVKGTQVKDFVTVAVDKSAAVSYKSKTDKKVIRVALSTLLDNAASYNVGATYDLDVTFANVKSETGVAVDSTTADFKLVADGTAAAAGKVAVTSVTPGATNDQVTVTFDGNVDLATATTAANYTVDGAVVESATAASSKTNVITLKLKANSNTFTGIRNVTVKEVKKLDGTVAMDTQTVVSAPLNENILPTVTTAKLTAVNTIKVTFSENVTDGTAVDFVLNVGGEAVKTTVTTATTSTGNVLELTLGTAVTAADLAKGLSLSAATTVDIKDAVGNKLTVPTAITVAQ
- a CDS encoding phosphodiester glycosidase family protein produces the protein MMKKIVVAFLIVLVSLGATGYQTEASSYGVIEEGTNRTLVPLRMVADTFSVPVEWDNQKKIVTIDKIYTLTMGSKVIKKSGVVLKQMDTQPKMVHNAVYVPVREVAFLFDVPMAWDQVNRQVSYQVGENTYKISAYKEAVVNRQKVSVTKKSLNAGGKNLSVNVVSVNLLAPNTSLHVELANNKLGSVGKLASIAKANQAVVAINGNYFDAYTNNSYRTVYNGLVMNGERVKVFDPKFSVFYYSKDGEAGILPGSQFMELFQQGNIQEALQIGPRLVTNGVVTLNPQAEGFNSHKILSSPGARSAIGILKDRQIIFVTTSGATIQQLASIMKQLGAVDAMNFDGGASSGLFVNGKYLTTPGRDIAVMLMVK
- a CDS encoding S-layer homology domain-containing protein yields the protein MIKKIVIISVLTALLGQSVPLLPVNAQSPNVLAMHYYEDLSKSHWAAKDLVQLIEMGVLDGPTNGKIKPNEMVSRAETIAVIARATGVSLESNFPLKAKDVPVSHPYYKEIRKMAELGVIHDDAWMYPGEPVQRDQISKILSLAFKIEIDQKNKASFIDIPKKHWAKDYVESLADTGIIKGVTTKEFSPRTNVTRAQLAQLTMRGIQFTEQLSNYNLVYDYLAKDYITTTSVHKNWSNLVVKYINEIRVSKGLNPLTQDPALNQLAIIKAQDMIKRRYFDHTSPFYGDPWDMATLFDYEYVSFAENLARNFKTPEQTVDAWLASPSHRKNLLNAHYTTTGIGVKQANDGNLYIVNLFAKK
- a CDS encoding stalk domain-containing protein, coding for MKKWFTVLILAFVTFFVTNNELSYADTIGEENSVETISVDENSVETTSVEENGVEKTNVEENSVEQTSGEKTTVKKTTVEKSSIQRKLVEKNNVTIIINGEVVLFKDPILNESGHLLLPMRDFYEAIGATVSWDQAKKMASSVRNNQTIDLTINSKTALVNGNKVQVSVAPIVHKDRTYIPMRFVSENSDGRVFWDEEQQVVEVILNDLEDEEENPTPEVPEIPQIQYTLYMNNKKIVMNDPIINKGGRMYIPSTYFAEHLQNSYEQWSDEDSLDLTISGLHFAFTAGSDRIFVNDELYKGAEIPFMQSGKMYVPVKFIVDSFKNGGSLRYVAESNTMYISMYDYMLTSDFLEKSYGFLKVPQLVENVSLDGNRELLVSDNPEELTPDRISKANETLSEYKVQGLTNSKEHRVYGWHINKLGERASIAITIQNTSDTSSLEVTNSKGMSQVTSNSWSTFDVGLPLSDAVLTNTLADAMEKTFTLAPGETKVIDSYDLGVDYLLGFTHDFDVRKVNGEAGSYIVRTVISLEEHADLASIHSPVVPINPYAAHPRGVWPSSSLKVTLPTYTVDTEQVGYNISNGKTDHLLTAENSLDKMDGTVGNPGHFGMTYKVDIPVENPSGKLKYVLVKIAGRGGVYSGAVKMNGKTFLIPTLKPGEEFVQLPVLRTSKKSDTINLEIIHAGGSNLPVAVYVETR
- a CDS encoding S-layer homology domain-containing protein — encoded protein: MFKRILYMGIALLFLQISIHTASVSAAFDTKIDTNEKVISPGVTYFQERYQSNNLKEVVNYLHIDLANSYTSLEIGLPNPINSLKTTTNIAKANNYEGHRVVGATNAAYFAGNGSPLNLLVNNNVIVNYGILGETANSPTQQPVAFGVSQSGKAIADYYTTDVSFTVNGAKHPIDRINYERTANKTVLYTASEASTNTNNWGLEIVVTGASKNTETLSFGDVITGTVASVTQYGQTGNSAVPADGFVISIQNKELASQFETLEVGAPIQVNLAIDEKWMNAKFILAAGPLLVKDGKVNISMPQSEGFAKTRSDRTAVAVDATGKKVFLVTVDGRQEGYSNGTNLPDLASYLISKGAHSAINLDGGGSTTMVIRNPGEEAPSLVNRPSGGSERRVSATLNVINSAPPGKLKAITIGGVAKQMAIETTTNLNASLGYDEFLNPVAIQPENVTWTVEGGIGQIEGNTFKATKAGNGKIVAVYEGVRTEVAVQVTKAPEAVDLLDSFDNATAWTASAAKAKATIGNASKVEPFREGSSSLKLTYDFTSADTGTKAVYAAANTPIAIAGAPKQLGVWVYGDAGNHWLRANVIDSHGAKHTVDFTAQGGLNWTGWKYVTATIPQNLSFPIQFDRIYLTEPNASNHNRGVVYFDKLQAVYAENYKELMYTDVKASHWASSTIELLNNKELIKGYPNGTFKPDSTITRAEAATIIARDLGLTKTKNPSFTDVKSNHFAYDAIAAVSEKGIITGREASKFSPDDKLTRAEMATILKRAYNLTGTKELPFKDVKKSHWAYEAIQTVYYNQLTGGYPDNTFRPDQHISRAEFATFLSKMLE